One stretch of Sander lucioperca isolate FBNREF2018 chromosome 13, SLUC_FBN_1.2, whole genome shotgun sequence DNA includes these proteins:
- the LOC116060384 gene encoding olfactory receptor 8U1-like, whose protein sequence is MENGTFVGDILILERLNVTSQSFIPAFILLLLIYIFILVSNIGLVVLIFRSKSLQQPMYLLVCNMSINDVLGATVIVPHFLRDLLISDSERYIHYIDCAVQAFCVHLHMGASHTVLMIMAFDRYMAICNPLRYAAVMTNKMVVLLSAAAWGTIFMLVAILVGLSIRLSRCRSVIFNPFCDNASLFKLSCESILINNIYGLSYTAVVLGSSLGSVTLTYLRIAMVCLSSKNKALNSKALQTCSTHLVVYVILVVSGLLSIILHRFPLLADLRKAASVVGHVVLPALNAVIYGMQNKEVRQRIKTLFHNNKVT, encoded by the coding sequence ATGGAAAACGGCACTTTTGTTGGGGATATTCTAATCTTAGAGAGGTTAAACGTAACCTCCCAGTCCTTTATTCCTgccttcatcctcctcctcctcatctacATCTTCATCTTGGTGTCCAACATCGGCCTGGTGGTGCTGATTTTTCGGAGCAAGAGCCTCCAGCAGCCCATGTATCTGCTCGTCTGCAACATGAGCATCAACGATGTCTTGGGGGCGACAGTAATTGTACCTCATTTCCTCCGAGATCTTTTAATTTCAGACTCAGAACGGTACATTCATTACATCGACTGTGCCGTCCAGGCGTTTTGTGTTCACCTCCATATGGGTGCTTCTCACACGGTGCTCATGATCATGGCTTTTGATCGTTACATGGCCATCTGCAACCCACTGCGCTACGCCGCCGTCATGACCAACAAGATGGTGGTGTTGCTGTCGGCAGCAGCGTGGGGAACGATCTTCATGCTGGTGGCGATTCTCGTGGGGCTCAGCATCCGCCTGTCACGCTGCAGGTCAGTTATCTTCAACCCGTTCTGCGACAACGCGTCCTTGTTCAAACTGTCTTGTGAAAGCATTCTCATCAATAACATCTACGGTCTTAGCTACACGGCGGTGGTGCTGGGCTCGTCCCTCGGGAGCGTAACACTCACCTACCTGAGGATCGCCATGGTGTGTTTGAGTAGTAAAAACAAAGCTCTGAACAGCAAAGCGCTGCAGACCTGCTCCACTCATCTGGTCGTGTACGTCATCCTCGTGGTGTCTGGCCTTCTCAGTATAATCCTGCACCGCTTCCCTCTTCTGGCCGACCTCAGGAAAGCGGCGTCCGTTGTGGGACACGTTGTCCTGCCGGCCCTGAACGCTGTTATCTACGGTATGCAAAATAAAGAGGTCCGGCAGAGGATTAAAACTTTGTTTCATAACAATAAAGTAACTTGA
- the LOC116060401 gene encoding olfactory receptor 5H1-like — MENYTYNSFTLQLEGLKVTEVSVYPVFLFFFFSYLIIIFANVGIAVLVFIDKNLHQPMYLLFCNLPVNDIIGNSIMVPRLLSDILRPPSERIISYYECLVQAFTTHVYGTTCHTALMIMAFDRYVAICNPLRYAAIMTNKMVIKLTVCAWGVAFVLVGILLGLTICLNRCRTLITNPFCDNASLFKLSCENVSINNVYGLTFTVVLFTGSIGSTVLTYTKITVVCLMSNNKSLNSKALKTCSTHLFAYLIMLSSGMLIIILHRFPQYSDYRKLSAILFHIIPGCLNPIIYGVQSKEIQKFLSQSFQLRKVLPS, encoded by the coding sequence ATGGAAAACTACACCTACAACAGCTTTACCCTCCAACTGGAGGGGTTAAAGGTTACAGAAGTTTCTGTGTACcctgtctttctcttcttctttttctcctacCTAATTATTATATTTGCAAATGTTGGTATTGCTGTTCTGGTTTTCATTGACAAAAATCTTCACCAGCCCATGTATCTGCTTTTCTGCAACCTGCCGGTTAATGACATTATTGGAAATTCTATCATGGTGCCCCGTTTGCTTTCAGATATCTTGCGGCCTCCCTCTGAGCGCATCATCAGTTATTATGAATGTTTGGTCCAAGCTTTTACAACACACGTATATGGCACCACTTGCCACACAGCGCTCATGATTATGGCCTTTGACAGATATGTGGCCATCTGTAATCCCCTGCGCTATGCTGCCATAATGACCAACAAAATGGTGATCAAGCTGACAGTTTGTGCCTGGGGAGTGGCCTTTGTGTTGGTCGGGATTCTGCTCGGTCTGACCATATGTCTGAACCGATGCAGGACTCTGATCACAAATCCTTTCTGTGACAATGCCTCACTGTTTAAACTCTCCTGTGAGAATGTGTCTATTAATAATGTCTATGGCCTCACTTTCACCGTAGTTCTGTTCACAGGTTCAATAGGCAGCACGGTTCTCACCTATACTAAGATTACAGTAGTCTGTCTGATGAGTAACAACAAGTCTCTGAACAGTAAAGCCTTGAAGACCTGCAGCACTCATCTCTTTGCATATCTAATTATGTTGTCAAGTGGAATGCTGATCATTATCCTGCATCGCTTCCCTCAGTATTCTGACTACAGAAAACTGTCCGCTATTTTGTTTCATATCATCCCCGGCTGCCTCAACCCCATTATTTATGGCGTGCAGTCTAAAGAGATTCAGAAGTTCCTGTCACAATCGTTCCAGTTGAGAAAGGTTTTGCCATCATAA